A single window of Channa argus isolate prfri chromosome 10, Channa argus male v1.0, whole genome shotgun sequence DNA harbors:
- the mtmr7a gene encoding myotubularin-related protein 7a, protein MEHIRLPKVENVGLLDRVSSRRSRVGTLYLTATHSIFVESQAAVRNETWVLHSLVCSVEKQSGVASGCSLLVHCKNFQVLHFVIPGERECHDVHLSLERLSQPESYSELYCFSYKPNVEEDERQQEWNFLDLKADYCRMGLPDSLWKLSPVNQHYKVSDTYPADLFVPESATLPVIVGSSKFRSRGRFPTLSYYSKENHAAICRSSQPLSGFSARCLEDEQMLEAILRSNPRSDFMYVVDTRPKLNAIANRAAGKGYENEDNYSNIKFQFLGIENIHVMRNSQQKMLEVCELRSPSMSDFLEGLESSGWLKHIKAVLDAGIFIAKAVAEEGVSVLVHCSDGWDRTAQVCSVACVLLDPYYRTLRGLMVLIEKDWVSFGHKFSHRCNHLVGDSKEVSPIIDQFLECVWQLMEQFPCAFEFNERFLITIHSHIYSCQYGNFIGNNQRERIELGVHKRTHSLWSYLWTNRADYINPLYRPGLSQAQGLLRPCTAPYCFRFWRGLYNRFDRGMHPRQSVEDYLKTIHEETQQLEEQLASHKQKIAQLEQEPGWNVTQKATTFDKSPTAWAVGNDLSLANTPQDYTGDFITSSLCQAKAPDRSLILLPQDLNQISESNLSNGSDQESGIADLSCRSPFSEDSTREPDSDEAV, encoded by the exons ATGGAGCACATCCGACTACCAAAG GTGGAGAATGTCGGGCTGCTTGACAGAGTCTCGTCCAGAAGAAGCAGGGTGGGCACCCTCTACCTGACCGCCACGCACTCCATCTTTGTAGAGAGTCAGGCTGCAGTGCGCAATGAAACATGG GTGCTTCACAGTTTGGTGTGCAGTGTGGAGAAACAATCTGGGGTGGCCTCAGGATGTTCCCTGCTAGTTCACTGTAAGAACTTCCAGGTTCTTCATTTTGTTATTCCTGGAGAGCGGGAATGCCACGATGTTCACCTGTCCCTAGAGCGCCTCTCCCAGCCAG AGAGCTATTCGGAGCTGTACTGCTTCTCCTATAAGCCTAATGTTGAAGAAGATGAGAGGCAGCAGGAATGGAACTTCCTGGACCTAAAGGCTGATTACTGCAGAATGGGCCTCCCAGACTCCCTGTGGAAACTCTCCCCTGTCAACCAACACTATAAG GTGAGTGACACGTACCCTGCTGACCTGTTTGTACCTGAGTCAGCCACACTTCCAGTTATAGTGGGGAGCTCCAAGTTCAGAAGCAGAGGGCGATTTCCCACTCTGTCATACTACTCCAAAGAAAATCAT GCTGCCATCTGCCGAAGCAGCCAACCCCTGTCAGGTTTCAGCGCTCGCTGCCTGGAGGATGAACAGATGCTGGAGGCCATTTTGAGGTCCAATCCCCGCAGCGACTTCATGTATGTGGTGGACACCAGGCCTAAG CTGAATGCGATAGCAAACCGAGCTGCAGGAAAAGGTTACGAGAATGAAGACAATTATTCCAACATTAAATTCCAGTTCCTCGGCATTGAGAACATTCATGTCATGAGAAACAGCCAACAAAAAATGCTAGAAG TGTGTGAGCTGCGCTCTCCTTCTATGTCCGACTTCCTGGAGGGTCTGGAGAGCTCAGGCTGGCTGAAGCACATCAAAGCTGTTTTGGATGCTGGCATCTTCATCGCCAAG gcTGTTGCAGAGGAGGGTGTCAGTGTCCTGGTTCACTGTTCAGATGGGTGGGACAGGACtgctcaggtgtgttcagtggCCTGTGTGCTGCTGGATCCCTACTACAGGACCCTACGAGGACTAATG GTTCTCATCGAGAAAGACTGGGTGTCGTTTGGACACAAGTTCTCTCACAG ATGCAACCACCTGGTGGGAGACTCTAAAGAGGTGTCTCCCATCATCGACCAGTTCCTGGAGTGCGTGTGGCAGCTGATGGAGCAATTTCCCTGTGCCTTTGAATTCAATGAGAGATTCCTCATCACCATTCACAGCCACATCTACTCCTGCCAGTATGGCAACTTCATTGGCAACAACCAGCGGGAGAGGATAGAGCTGGG GGTGCACAAGAGGACTCATTCTTTGTGGAGTTATCTGTGGACAAACCGTGCAGACTACATCAACCCTCTGTACAGACCAGGCCTCAGCCAGGCTCAGGGGCTCCTCCGACCATGTACCGCCCCCTACTGTTTTAG ATTTTGGAGAGGATTATACAATCGTTTTGACCGAGGGATGCATCCTCGGCAGTCTGTAGAGGATTACCTGAAGACTATCCACGAGGAGACTCAGCAACTGGAGGAGCAGCTGGCATCACACAAACAG AAAATTGCTCAGCTAGAGCAGGAGCCGGGGTGGAATGTTACCCAGAAAGCCACTACCTTTGATAAGAGCCCCACAGCGTGGGCTGTGGGTAATGACCTCAGTTTGGCCAACACCCCTCAGGACTACACTGGGGACTTCATCACCAGCAGCCTGTGTCAGGCAAAAGCACCAGACAGAAGCCTGATTCTCCTGCCCCAAGATTTGAACCAAATATCTGAATCCAATCTCTCCAACGGCAGTGACCAGGAGTCGGGGATTGCAGACTTGAGCTGCCGTTCACCTTTCAGTGAAGACAGCACCAGGGAACCAGACTCTGATGAGGCTGTCTAG